actttaaaatcataaaaacatGACATCAgcattaattatatattttgtgaaaatatttaaCAGCCATGTAACGGAAGGGGGCATCTTGATAAAGTCAGAAAAAGCAAGGGAGAGCAGTGAAATTTCAGAAACTCCAGGGGAGGTTAGTGCTTGTGTAAAAAActtcaggggaggtcagtgaaatttaccccaAATTAATGACAATACTCGTATCAGTTCCCACTTGCAGATTCAGTAAGTCTACTAGTACAGCAAAATTGTACAGATTTTGCGGACAGCTTTGTTGTGGGGCCTGCTATGGGTCTTGCAtaaatgatccgagtcgttcattaactgtaaaaaaaatttctaaggatcatgtgaaaaatcagttcaatctaATACTTATAGATAttcaatccaatcatataatgtttcattttcttggaatctaaatcaaaaattaaatgattagatcaagcatctataagtatcggattgagatgattttttgcaggggcccttaaaaaaatattttacatttaataaacgactTGGATCATTTATGTGAGACCCGTAGCGggcccacaacaaatctgtacACAAAATCTGTAAGATTTTGCTGTACTAGTAGACTTATACAGAGGTCACGGGAAGTGTACGTCTACGATGGTCACGACTCACGGGACGTCTGCGTTATAGTAGTATTAAGATAAAAGCAATTACAGACAGCTCATATCAGTTCCCACTTGCAGATTTAGCTTCCGTTCCTCTAAagttaattttaaaatacttactttttgttttacgagacagatcattctctacaatatatcacttttaattcaaaaaaataagtacttatttaaaaaataaataaatatttttcttagcGAAACGAGCCATAGGGTGAGTTTGAATTAAATTAGTAGTTATTATTTTCCAAATATTGCGACTATGACAATAACCAAACACAAGTCAAGAAACGTGGATGATGACTAATTCTAGATTAATTCTATGGCTTGAAGACATGTTTGTGTGACCTATTCCACAGCCTAACCCTCTCGTCATCTCTTATCTTATGTAAACAATTGTTTCCTCACGTAAGTAGATACTTGTGTTGCCATGAGTTAATTAGGAGAATATTTTATGTGCAAGAGTCTAAGGGGCTGTTTGGACCGTAGACGATTTCATAGGAAAATTTACGTGCAAGAGTCTAAATGGCTgtttagtcacataatcctttgATAGGCCCTCTGCTCCCGTTTTCAATTCTTGCTctcacaatatttttttttgtactttggaatacttaaaaaaaaaaacgttttcaCATTCAAGTAATTACCGTTTTCGCTCAAGTACATGCACGCGTAGTATGTGACTTAGGTCCGCGCCCCCACCATGATTCTATGGTTCCACAGCATCTCTGAactttctgattttgaaaatttattttccaattttcttGGTAAAGAAAGAATGATGAATTAATTACGTACgtaattaattaagtactaggtctataaataggaAACCTAGCTAGGCAGCGggaaaatcaaaacaacaatTAATCTGAAAGAAAGCTTAAACACAGTTGCTCGATCTTTTCCTTAATTAGCAGACTAGACACAGCTATTATATAGTATAATTCTATTATTAAGGCATTTAGAAATGGAGAGAGTAGTGCTGGGTTCAACTTCTTCATCTGTTGTTAAAATTCAGCCACCAACTTATGGAAACTTGGTGACAGTTCTGAGCATCGATGGAGGTGGTATTAGAGGAATCATTCCTGCGACTATCCTTGCATACCTTGAATCCCAACTTCAGGTATGTACTTACTACTtaagttttagagagagagagagagagagagagagagagagagagagagtaatttgGCTCAACTTTGGGATacaatatttttactttttcattgCTATTTCGGAATGGGTTCGGATTCTCTATAGTCTGAAATCCAAATTTTGAACTAGACGAGATAGTTGATCATTTAATGCTGCAATAAATGGTGTGGATTTGTTCATATTTTGACTGTCCGTCAAGTCCAAAAGGACCGAAGAGAATCCAATTGCTTTGGGAATTAACATTTTTATCAGAAATTTGCAATTCTAGAATAAATAGCATCGGATTATTCCCTCGGTCCTATATATATTGCTGGTTTAATTGAAAATGCAATGAGTGCACCGTGCACGTCCCTTAATGATATTTGGCTATTTGCTTACCCTTCAATATCTCAACATgtaaaatcatttttaattatttaagagGCTAGCTAGTTTATTTATAATCTAAACACTTTTTCTTTGATTCTTAAAGGAGAAATCCTCCGTTGAGAcatatcccttttttttttttttggaatgaatcATTTTGTTACAAAAATACTACTAATGATGTGGAATTATATTAATCAAAATAATGCAACCTTTTGAACAATTAGGAGTTGGATGGAGAACATGCAAGACTTGCTGATTACTTTGATGTAATTGCGGGAACAAGCACCGGTGGTCTTGTGACAGCCATGTTAACTGCTCCAAATGAAATCAACCGCCCTCTCTTTGCCGCGAAAGACATCAAACAATTTTACATGGAGCACAGCCCCATGATCTTCCCGCAGAAAGGGTACTGTTTTTGCGTCGTTTATTTTTCGcctatttggaaaaaaataattctCTGCTAAGGAGcatattttttgtataaatggCAGGGGTGTATTTGGATCGATACTAAGATTGTTGAAGGTAATAATGGGACCAAAATATAATGGAAAATACCTTCATGGGATTATAAGGGAGAAGCTCGGAGAGACTCGGTTGCATCAAACCTTAACAAATGTGGTCATTCCAACGTTTGATATCAAGCATTTGCAGCCAACCATATTTTCCACCTatgaggtctctctctctctctctctctctctctctctctctctcttcttgctaGGAGCGCTAGTGCTTGGTGTGGTGATTGATATCCTTTGTGTTTGCCACGTACACCTCTTAATTTGCTGTTTAGCAATACCACTTTTTCATCTATTTTGGAGTAGGCTAGACATCTATCGAGAGAAATAAATGGACTAGATTGATCTAGTTTCGGCCCGTCTTGGGCCCTTTTCAGATTTGCGTCAATGATCTTAACCGCTCACTTTTAGAACACGTCGTGAACGTATATCACGCCAAAAGTAAAGTTGATTGGATACTGTTTGATACGGAGTATTATTTTAGAACACATTTATCTtgcccgagagagagagagagagagagagagagagagagagagagagagagagagagagagagagtgtgattGAAATCCACTAAATCCATGTATcttaaaacaaattaatttcGAAATCATCTCAAACACTATgcgatcaacttaatttttagCGTAGTATATGTTCTCGACATGTTCAAAAGTAAAATGGTTTGGATCATTGACTCGGGCCCAAAATGCGCCGAAACTCAACCGCCCAGTCCATGTATTGGACCTGAGAGAATCCAGTTCCTAGTACATAGTATGGTTGTATAAATTAAGAGCTTTTTCTTCACctaattaaacatttttttttggttctcaaATTGATCGGAGTCTTGAGATTGACCAGAAATATTGATTTTTCTTAATTGGTCTTGATTTTTGACTGTGAAACATGTAATTCAAGGGCAAAGTCTACGTGAATATAAAAACCTTGGAAtcttattaattaaaaaatagttcgatcgaagtttttttattttattttattttatattattattacaTACAAGACCAAGACCCGTTCCATTGTAAGAAAAGACAAGGAAattatgaatatatatatatatatatatatatatatatatatatatacgagttaggttccggtgagggatccctcattttattaaaatgcgggactccccttcccgattgaatttcgatgatccgagcggctcaaagtgatcagaacgtgattttaagggtcccctaacggaaatcagcaaaaaaaatgaccgggaagagcttcatccgagcagtttttattgaatggttcaaaaaaaactgctcggataacgcccttcccgatcattttttttgctgccttaaaattacgttctgcacacattgaacggttcggattttcaaaatttgatcggaaaatgaaagtccctcattttaacaaaatgagagatccctcacttgaaaattcatctctatatatatatacacacacctttcttgtatttttccATGGGTAGGagtaatcttttttctttttccgaaAAGTTAAAATTTCATTGAAAGTACAAGACCACGGGTCACACAATACCacagagaaaacaacaaaacaaattaacCACAAGGCAATCCTTTACTATACCAAGAGATCGAGActacacaaaacaaaatcaagaaaccgaaATCTGCAGCACTTGTCTAAGTCCCTGTAGCTGGAGCTAGCAACTGTAAGAACTGTTCCAAGAACAGATGCAGGACCTCGTGAAAAACTTATTCCCGGAGCtccgtgaataaatttttaCAAAAGTTGTTAACGTTGCTTTGAACAGGGGAGGGGGGTAACATTGTAACCCATCTCTCTTAGGAACTTGATCGCGGTAGGCTTTGTATTTCTCCCTATCGAAGTTCTCCGGTTCCCAAGCCCTAACTGTCAAGATATATTTTAATCTCTCCCTAATTGTCACGATCGATATATTTTTCCTCTCTTGCTCTCACCAATTGCGAATCTCTCACacacttccaaaaaaaaacctaatattCCATTGATATTTATAAGTTTGGAGAGATCCCCTTTTCTATTCGGACTAGGAAACACACAAAGAAGGAAACTCTTCCAACTAGGATATACCGCTTTAAAGTATGGAACCCTTTTAACTTGTCATAGGATTTGATTCTTTAACTAAAACTTGAATATATCATAACTACACGCGAATAATTATCAAGCACTCCCTCGATAAATTATCGTGGGTGAAACCCATCAACCTCATCATTGATTCTGTGCGTAAAATACGTTTACACCTGGTAGGTCCTATTTTTAGTTGTTATCATATTACCCCGTAACGTCcatccggttttttttttttattcgacGGTCGAGGGGGTCCGGGCCAACTCATCCGCACCTCTATTATTTTCCCATCAGGCCCGGTCAAAGCCAGACTATCCATCCACGTGCCAGACTAGGAGATTcgcaagaaattactttcttgtaACATGACCAGAAGAATTGAACCCTGGTCAATTATGTAGGAGCAAAACCACCGACTAACTGGACAAAATTACGGGGTTCTAATTATCTAAAGGGCTGGCAAAGTTAACACAAGTAATAGCTAGGTAATTATTGTGATGTATTTCCAACCTTGTGCAGGTGAAGAAATCACCGGATCATTTGGATGCTCGATTATATGATATATGTATCAGCACATCTGCAGCCCCAACTTATCTTCCAGCCCATCAATTCAGCAACCAAGATGGTGAAGGAAACATTCGAGAATTCAATCTAATTGATGGCGGCGTTGCTGCAAATAAtccggtatatatatatatacacacacacacaaccattGTCAAAAACTGAATAGGAATCGCGATATTTTGTTTCTTacaatctatataataaaacagctTAGTATTTGAATCTTATGTACATAAATCTAACGGTCCctcataaatcctacggctgaGAAGAGTCCTAGGGCTGGAAAATCCTATTTCCAATCTTCTTTAATCTTTCATATTccaactctcttttgttttgaaaagatagaaagcaataaaatttcattgccaaaaaaaaatccgaattttgaaataagaaaggAAAGTAACTTTTGAAAACTTTGCACTGTCTCTCTCTGAAGTAAGGCAAAATCttttctaactttttatttatttatctcaactctcttttgttatggaaagataaatagtaataaaatttcatgtatAAAATTAGTGCAAGACACActgtaaactaaacaaaagggtaagaaatatttttgtttattggttgattaatttcaatttttttcgggtgtgtgtatttttttgtaaactaaacaaaagggtaagaaaaaaaatctgtttgaaAATCAGTTTCGTTGGTGGGGTAGTAAATGCGTTGCTCCGTGCTTTCAGGCACGGACAAACTCTAGTAAATATATAATCACTGTCGGACCAAAGAGTCGATAAGTTCAGGTGATAGTACTATTCTACTCTTAAGAATATATATGTTCACAAAAAATTAGGAAGTTTTTTTTCCGTAATATTTATTTAATGTTCCCCATTTCCGACATTAATTAAAATCCTGCATCGGTCTCTGTCTATAGTGAAGAATTGAACTAATAAACTTTGATGCCATGGTTTATATTTCCAGGCTTTGGTAGCCATAAGCCAAGTAACAAAGCAGATCTTCAGTGAAAATCCGGAATTCTTCCCAATTAAACCCATGGATTATGGACGATTTCTGGTCATTTCATTAGGCACTGGCTCGCCAAAGGTGGAAGAAAAATACAGTGCTAAAATGGCAGCCAAATGGGGTGTTTTGGGTTGGTTACTCCATGGGGGTTCCACTCCTTTAGTTGAGGTTTTCACTCAAGCAAGTGCTGATATGGTTGATTTTCATATCTCGGTTGTTTTCCAAGGTCTTCAATCCGAAGATAATTACCTCCGCATACAAGTAAGTCGATCATTTGTTTCTGATGATCAAGCGATACGAACCATTAACTTTGCTTCACTCATCGAGTTTGTGTAAATACCAAATATCATACTGATTAGCCATCAGTATGCAAACATGAACGGAACatgttttttcttgaaaataaaGGCCTTTATTAATTTTCTTTCAACTTATATatgtgtttgtttttattttctcatcTACAAAAGCCAAGAAAATATTAACTTTGatatgaaaaattttaaaaaaaaatagtaaagatGAAATAATACAAGTACAAAAGAAGTTAAGACCATTCAGATTAGACTTATTTTTGATTAATTATTTGATTAACCATGCTTAAACTTTCCTATGAAGCTTATCAGTGTAACATTATTACCAGGAAGATACATTAACTGGGACGGATGCTTCTGTTGATGTTTCCACGAGGAAGAATTTGAACAAACTTGTTGAAATTGGGGAAAGCTTGTTGAAGAAGCCAGTTTCGAGGGTAAATTTGGAAACGGGACTTGCCGAGCCAATTGAAAATGGTGGCACAAATGAAGATGCTTTGAAAAAGTATagaagaaatttttaaaaaaatttaaaaattatataaattATCTAATTAATTCAAATTCTTATATGGGGAAAATTACTGATCATCATAAATGATTTACCTTGTAGGTTTGCTAGATTACTGTCGGAAGAAAGGAGGCTTCGAGAGTTAAAATCGCCCCACACAAATAAAGTATGAGGACgaacacaaaataaataaataaagtatgAACAGGACGATcagaaaataaatatataatgaGAATAATCTTGATTGTATTTTTCAGAAGAATTGTAGCAGTCCTTCAAGCTTTGTTCGTTTGGAGTCTCAAAATTTTTGGGCACggtttcaataaattttctttatctatctctcttcactcaatTATTCTGCATATGATATCAAGTTATCAACATATGATTGTTTTATTGTTTCCCAATAATTAATTTTCACCTGCATGTAATAAGCGCCAGACTAATTGGTCATTGATTACTAATCCCTCCAtctatttttaagtgtcctgcttcgtaacttcaaattattaaaaagacatcatcattatgcctttcacatcaacttttttctccactttccctacttactcctcatcattacacttttacgcactaacttttcaaaatagaatctacttttcggaacaaaatagacaatacaccaatttttacccactaactttacaaaatggacatttattaagggacaacccaaaatgaaatactggactttaaataagggacggagggagtagatttTAGGATCGAGAACACTcatataaagttttttttttttatcggcaacaagattttattgaactcgacaaagggtacatcgaggatgCCAAGCTCTAGATGCAAGGAAAATTTGGATCATAGAGTAggccaagaagaagaaaattacatTCAACAGAATTGAAAGGAACCATATCGGAAATGGATCTATCCAGAACCAAAACATAAACTTCCACTGCTCCAAAAGACTACAGAAGTCATTCCATGACATCTTGCACAACCAGCCATACAAGCTTCATAACTCTTAGGAAGAGGATTAACTCCATAGCATCCACAAGCCAGCCATCAAAGAAGCCCAGAAAATTCTTCAACAGGTTTCATTAGCCACCTAAAGCAGCCCTAATACATCAGCATCACAGCACTACTAGCGTCTTGCCGGTTCGATGAACgggaatggaaaaaaaatctgtGAGAACCAATTTTCTCagtaaaaaattggaaaaattccacaacaataaaaaataaaaagcaaaaagaagatAGTATCATGCAAAATATAGTATTTgatgtgtcttttttttttttactttggaaTATGTATttggagaataaattctttacaccaccagtgtaaacatttgtttctttcaaatcaattatattgagACATGTGTCAAaatagtggtcccaattaataaaatatggcgacgtggcgcaatgcaactaatttggaggaaataaatgtttacaccggcagtataaagaatttattctcatgtATTTGACGTGTTATTGATTGAACTTAGTtttcatttcaaacaaaataaactatatATTGTACATTTCGTAAAAATGTtgaataatgaataaaaagatgaaaaactGAGAAAAATTCATTTAGAAGAGAGAATTAATAAGGAGAGAGCTTGTTTTATTTTAggtaactatatttttataatatataatataggAGTATAAATAGACTAGTGTTTGTCCGTACCTACGATACTATGCACCCCGGTAGTACCGTAGACACaaacatttttgtaatatatatttgtaagagtgtaagtgttttcttaagagagttggagagtgATAaacacccaatattgtagatatttggtgcgccTAGTCCCGTTTAATGTCATTTGCTTTATGTTTATTTGCCGTTTTAAGTGATTTTGCGCGTAAGATTTCTCGTTGAGCGTTTTAGGTAATACGCGTATAAGAGGCCTTATTTTGAAGCCTCGTACAACCCTTGAGGGAATCCGAGTGGTGAGGCCTTGAAGAATACAACCATCGGGCTTTGGAATGATCAAACAGAAGGTTGGCGAGTGCCAAGGGGCCGTCGGGTGGCAAGACAAGGTTTGGGGAACTTGATCTGCCAGGAAGATtgctcggtatcgatacggctCCTGGAGTATCAATACTTCATTAAAACAGAGAGTTTTGAAAGCTtcaccgtatcgatacggctcctggagtatcgatacggttttCAACATATCGATACAGTCCTTCTATGGGGAAACTTGGATTGCAGAGGAAAACTGCTCGGTATCGATACGCTtatggagtatcgatacgggataCTCACCGACCTACTTTTTGACAGATTTTAACTTTCCATTTATAACTTGGTTCcactttttggatattttgagaagagagagtgccattttgtataaatagctcattctctctccctctttatCTATCTAGCATATTATTAACTTAAGTTTTTCTCCATTAAAGCTCCTTTCAAGCTTTTAGgtcatttttttcaagaactttGGTAAGTTTAAGTAATTTGTTaaattttatgctttcttttgtgctttagctatgtgtaaATAGTCGTTTGGGtgagtctcggggtaatcttttcCGAgaacttaggtggttatttggttatCAAACcctcgggcttaaaatcatagTTTTCGGAATTAAGCTAACCTaaccattttggtctaagcaaaggggtgttaactccatAGTACATTGTTTTGTCAAGCAGTCTTGGCAAGTGacgtaccgagggctcgtggcctcctacgtgttaaatacattagcaaaaataggttggatTAATTCtttttaatcacatcttttgataaatgtaatcgttaaagttaaatcttccgggtGTAGGCACGCGATCATGACTCTCGCTTAAGatatattgagaaccggtaatggcctttgtcaagggatagacgatccctagacttgcctctttaaGTTCATTAAAGtttcatttctagtcttttcattATCATTTCCACCGTTAagagcaaaaccaagttggccgtcttaaacgccaaaATCCAACACTTACAAACCTATAATCCAATTAAGCTATTTTCGAATCTCTGTGGTACAATCCCAGTCTTACCgctttattatgctaccgacgatctagccctacacTTCGGGTatttcaaccttatttgaaggcgaggttcggagcTTAAGCAGAGAGCACACATCAGTCattagatcaaatgaatctcagcttttttttcaacttataTTTGTGTGGTCCCCACACCCTTGTATTTTATTAGATAGACTAGTACTTgctcgtgcctacggcactacacaCCCCGGAGTGCGTAGGCACaggtatttttgtaatatatttttgtttttttatgtacGCCAAAAGCCGAGCAGTGGGTAAAAAGAGCCGATGACATTTTTCTAATATATTTGCAAGAATGTGGGTGTTTTCTTAGGAGAGTTGAAGAACACACATCAACCattagatcaaatgaatctcagtctttctttcaacttgtgtttgtgtggtccccacacccttgtgttttattaggtagatagatagatagatagatagatttcACTTGATTTATAGAATAATGATGATATTCTATAAGAATTCTCATATCCCAACTTACAAAAGTTCGTTCTCAAATCTTTTATTCACAAAATTATAATGGGCATTTTAACAATAGTTGTGGGTACCGAATTTTAGATCTTTCGATTCTGCTCCAGATTTTAGATTTCAAATTTTAGTAGAGGGTGAGAAACTTGTTTGTTACGGCTGCAAGATTATGAGAATTTCATTccttttttgagaatttgtattgcaaaatctcaaaagctatTCAAGCCCAACTTTAAAATTTCGAtaattttattccttttttagattttcagaatttataAAATTCGAGAATCCGTTATCTTGAATTTTTGATAAACACtcaaaactgattttgaaaagttaaaaaaaaaactcccaaacACGCACAATGACTCGAAAAAGAAATTCATTATTGGACAGTTTGTTGCAATTATGTTTTGTTTGGGATTTCTGTATTGAAATTGTTGTGCTTATGGCAATTAttgttctttccttttttagcttttcagaATTTATAAAATCCGAGAATCTGTTATCTAGAATTTTTGACAAACACtcaaaactgattttgaaaagtaaaaaaaaaaaaaaattctcaaacgCGCACAATGACtcgaaaaagaaatttattattgGACAGTTTGTTGCaattatgctttgtttgggATTTCTGTATTGAAATTGTTGTGCTTATGGCAATTATTGTTCTTCCGTTTGGAATATGCGGCACAACAAAACAAACAGAAGTAGGTCAAACTGTTTATTGTCGTCGCTGCTACCTATATCATAAATTTAgagatctttaatttgtttaacTCCAAGAACCAACGTTCTGTCTCATTTACAACATCTCCAAGGGAGGTAGCAAAATTAAAACCAAATTACATTTGACAAATTAACCACGTAAGCATAACACTTTGCAAGGGCGAAAGCAAACTTGATACACTatttgggtgagagagagagagagagagagagagagagagagagagagagagagagagagagagagagagagagagagagagagagagagagcactatCCAAATTGCCACCTCATCAAATAATTATTGAtgaattgttgattttttggGCAAGGTGGATCctttaaagtttaaaaagtgataaaaaattaaaatctgaATAGTTCCTTTAGAATGCATAACTTATCCAACTTGCCGTTTGGGTTACCAAATTAAATACATATTTGAT
The sequence above is drawn from the Rhododendron vialii isolate Sample 1 chromosome 6a, ASM3025357v1 genome and encodes:
- the LOC131331175 gene encoding patatin-like protein 2: MERVVLGSTSSSVVKIQPPTYGNLVTVLSIDGGGIRGIIPATILAYLESQLQELDGEHARLADYFDVIAGTSTGGLVTAMLTAPNEINRPLFAAKDIKQFYMEHSPMIFPQKGGVFGSILRLLKVIMGPKYNGKYLHGIIREKLGETRLHQTLTNVVIPTFDIKHLQPTIFSTYEVKKSPDHLDARLYDICISTSAAPTYLPAHQFSNQDGEGNIREFNLIDGGVAANNPALVAISQVTKQIFSENPEFFPIKPMDYGRFLVISLGTGSPKVEEKYSAKMAAKWGVLGWLLHGGSTPLVEVFTQASADMVDFHISVVFQGLQSEDNYLRIQEDTLTGTDASVDVSTRKNLNKLVEIGESLLKKPVSRVNLETGLAEPIENGGTNEDALKKFARLLSEERRLRELKSPHTNKV